The Candidatus Methylomirabilota bacterium genomic interval CGCCAGCCCTTCGCGCGGTTGTAGCAAGTCCCATAGGTTCCCGTACAAATCCCTGAACACGGCCACGCGCCCGTACGGCATGTCTTGCGGCGGACGCACGAACTCGACGCCTCTGAGCTGGTACGCCGCGTAGTCGCGTTCGAAGTCGTCTGTGTACAAGAACAGGAAGACTCGGCCTGCTGTCTGGTTCCCCACGTGCCCGATCTGCTCCGGCGTAGACGCCCGCGCCAGCAGGATAGCGGCGTGCCCCGCACCCGGTGGACGAACGACGACCCAGCGCTTGGTTTGCCCGGGTACTTCGGAGTCCTCTACCAGATGGAAGCCAAGCGTCCCGACGTAGAACGCGAGAGCTTCATCGTAGTCACGAACGACGAGTGTCACCAGACCGAGAACCTGTGCCATGCTCGTTGATGCCTGCCTCGACAGTGCCGCCTAACGCTCGCATACCTGCGGCCGAGCCGCGCTCGCGAGCCCGGGCGTCGGGTGCGGGTGCAATGCGTGGTCAGCCGGCTCGCCATTCACCGTGACTCGTATTGCTTTGCGTAATCGACGGTGAGCCATCGTTCTGGCCGCATACGAACAAGCACATTCCCGACCGCGTTTCTCGTACTTTCGATGTACGAGTCGCCCACTTCGGTGCCGAGATAGCGGCGGGCGAGGGGGCGCCGATCACGCTCAAGATCCGCTGCTTCGACCGCGATGATCGGCCCCTCCACGCTGACGTACTT includes:
- a CDS encoding VOC family protein, with product MAQVLGLVTLVVRDYDEALAFYVGTLGFHLVEDSEVPGQTKRWVVVRPPGAGHAAILLARASTPEQIGHVGNQTAGRVFLFLYTDDFERDYAAYQLRGVEFVRPPQDMPYGRVAVFRDLYGNLWDLLQPREGLA